The sequence taatatCACAATGTAGACAGTTATGATTCATACCTGCTACGGGATAACTTGAACTGAATTGTCGAAGAGGTTCACGAACATTAGGGAGTAATGCGGAAGACGAAGAAGAAGGCAACAAATGTAAAGGATAATGCATATTGAGAAAAATTTGTGATCCATAGTCATTGCCAATTGAGAAATCAGAAACCTGATCATTATAATCTGGTTGTTCAAAAAAAGGACATAATTGGCTAGGGAAAGGTTTTTTGCTTAGTTCATTCAGCCTTGCATCACAACGTAGCAGCTTCTCATAGTGCTTGTCAAGTACTCCTGGAGCAAATCTAACACAATGCCTcctaaaaaaaacacataagttaacaaaaatttgaatttgtataatagAGAATCATGATTAACTTTATTTAGTTTTCACCTGTGAATAGGAGCTTGACCTCCAGTAAAATCAGAAGTCTGATGCCACAATGTGTGCTTTCGAGGTTGAGGATTTGATTCGCGATGAAACGTAGGTGGTTCATTCAACTGTAtcaatgatgaattttttttttatatatatatatatatatatatcgtaaattgttcaaaatctaaaattacGATATATAAACAAAAACTAAATAAGAAATACCTCAATCTCAAGAACTCCTGGTTGTTCGCCTTGTGGCATGATGGCTCTAATAGCGATGATATCTGACCATTGAATTTCAATTTTGCTCTTAAGAGGCCCATCTAGAAGTTCCCAAACTAATTTTCGCTTCGCGTAATAGCATTTCGCTATCAGATCACCTTCATGCTTCGAAACTCTCTGACAAATGTTACGGTAAGTTATGTGAAggtaaattttttgttaaaatactttttaacataatgatatattttatatctttaaattaaaatataaatcaatctTTTTTATAACTATATGTAACGAATGTATTATAAACACATGGCTAATaacttattaattttatactttttaaaatgactaaaaGTGAATTTAGGAGGAAGAATTAGTGGCCAGTTATGAACTATTTTAtgtaaatcatataaatattttgttatatttacagatttgaatgaaaaataattttaaatatttctaattctcaaattaattttactagatttatcaaaaaatataattctatttCATTTATCTAATCATCAATTAGTAAAAAGTTTTGCAtagtaattatatttatataaacaaaacattaaaaagaaaagatgaaatggaaagattaaaaacaaataaattataacaaaactacaaaaatgaatctgaaaataattatttacctCCCAACCACCAACGGTCAATTTGATAGCAGGAAAATTTGAAGCCTTTAATTTTTCAGAAACGATAGCAAAATCTTCCATGTTTGTCTTATTGCGGAAAGAATTTGATGGTCTTCCTACCCGGCGTGTAGAGCCGTTGCTGTTCTTCCTCATTTTCACCTGTGAAAGTTCTGATTCTAATAAGTTCACGAAAGATGGTGTCTTGCTTAGTGTTAGACCAATAAGTTCTGTATCCTGAAAAAAtgtttgttaattattgtgtttagtaataaataaaataataaaatatttatttatttttatgaataaaatgaataggttaaaaaatgaaaaaatacattttaagaaATAGGACAAATGATATATAAACTTTATCAAAACCGTAAAGACTGATAGTTATGATTTTTGGTATAAACAAAAAATGtatgtattttgatttttggtatttaaaaaaatgtatgtatgtatgagaTCATTTCATGATAATGGATTTACAGAAATTAAAATCTAACACAAAATGATTTCCGGATCTCttccaaaaacataaaaaaaaaaaattaaaaaattattcttgaagattaagtagaattttttttttaatgtatagaTGAGTGTTATGGAGGGGCCATGATGTGCCGACCTTAAATGTGCTGAAAGaagattataaaaatatttttaaaaaccacatgcagaaaagaaaaaaaaagaaaaagcaacCATGCATATTGGTTATTGATACTAAAATTTAGAAACTTTACAACTAAGCAAACCATGAAAAATGGATAACAACGAACCTGAGAGTTGGATTCTGGCGATGTTCGAAACATTTTTGAGAGACCGTCTTCATCAGATTCTGAACTCATTCTCCGGAATTTTAGGCGGCCGTTcacatcatcattcatagatTCAGAGCTTTGATGAGATTCAGAGCTTTGATGATCAACACCATATAAGCGTTGATGATCAAGACCATATAGGCCTTCATGATCATCTCTTATAACCATGATGATATCAAGaccaaattacaaaaaaaaaattatgattgtAAGATTTTGTTGAAGAGAGAAAATTTAGTTGAAAGGGGAGAAATAAATAGAAGAAGAGAGTGAAAAAGGATGAGTTATGTGTATAGAGAAGAAGACTATTATATAGGGGTTGTGGATATAAAGGACTCTTGTCTCACTAATAAGTGAAATTTTTAACTTGGGTaggacatttttttttctattggcGGTAATataaaatagtcaaattttcatttttttttaaaaaaaaaccgtGGTGAATCTGCTACTTTTTACCACTCTCTTccatttctatttatttattttgttttgttttgttttgttttcttagATTAGTCAAGTTTTTGGaggcttattttaaaaaaaagtattttcttatttaaaaaatgataacaaagaaaataagtgatatggtagcttttttttttcagaagCTAGAGAAAAAAATACACTTTTAAAAAGTGTGATTAAATTCTAATTGCTATTTAAAAGtggtttaaaaatatattgagcAAATACATGCGATATCTTATTagaatacatttaaaaaaaatgttaattttaaaatattggtAAAACATTTATGacaaataagattaaaaaaaatgactattttccacaataattttatatgtgaaGTCTAAAAGAACAATGTGAACGCAAAGTCTTATTTTGTGGAagtaaaaaatcatttttgaataaaaaattatttatcaacttatattaataaatcacgaaataaataataaaatagattataaaataaataatttatgcatGTTAGAGTTGTATAGTTAATCTCCACTTGTTACAGAGTGTGGGTGGCTCGTGGCTATAATAAAACAGTGAAAGAGTACTATTATTTTTCACCAACTTATTCCTCGGGAGTAAGCACAAATTGTCCTCTTGCTacattttcaacaaaaatttgTAGGATTAGTTCCTAATTCAGTAAAAATCAAAGTGAACCAGAGCTGTTTAACTTTTTCTAtcttctttgttgtttttttttttgtgaagtgTTGGTTTATAATGGatttatttattcttatgaACCGAATTTGACtgaacataataatttaatggttataattatgatatatcacatatttgaatatcAATTACATTATAGTAAAATTTTCAGATTATGAGtctgtttggtacgaaggaaaacattttctcgaaaatgtttttcaattttctcatgtttggttggggcaagagttttggaaaatgttttccaaatcaactcattttccttaaaattaaggaaaattacttcccttaaaaaattaaggaaaacattttccaaagctCTCCNtcctgctgcttccgtcacaaagttcagagacccaatttccttgaagagtctgtgacggtccgtcgtgcccacgacggtccgtcctgccatgtcgtcacgaagttcagagagtcgatttcagtacccaaatttcagaattctaagtgttttggaacgagaccccctcgacggcccgtcatgcccatgacggtccgtcgtgggttccgtcgactcagacagttcttccagaaataaaatctgctgcttaaaacgactaaacaggtcgttacaccctATCAGCCCCACCaaccccccaaaaaaattaattttgctttttaaaaatactatcaacttcaaatttttattttttcactcctaCCCCCTCCTCCTGCCTCCTCTCACTACCCCCACCCCCATCaccccaccccaaaaaaaattgtttttaaaaaatattttcaatttcataaattattttctactctagtaaaaataaaagatgttcctcaaaaatattttttatttataaatcaaacactaaaaatattttttactcaccaattaaacatgagaaaataagtccaaaatctacttgttttccaggaaaacattttctaagaaaacatattccatggaaaacattttccttcataccaaacacaccctatatCAATAAGGGTTACAGTAGAGTGGTAAGTAGTCCTTCATTCTTAATTAGAAATCTCGGATATGAATAGCCTTGGATACAAAGTCACCTTTGTTAGATTCGAGTAAACCTGAATATGGAATCACCCTTTGTTATATAAAGAGCGTTTTACCTCAGTATAAAATTTTTCGATCAATACAAATCTAAATTTTACAATATAATATCAGCATCGaatgaaaaactaaaaataaaaattcagaCTGTTGTTACATGCATGAGATATATTCTCAATTACCTTATATGCATAGTACATTTGTTTATTAAGAGGATATTTATAGAACTGTTACTTTTTGAATCCTAAATtgacttttaatttatattggtgaaaaataagtaaaaaaaattttgtagaacaaaaaatgttatatccaaatattttgatttttatccTGATTAAATGAATAAACACACATCAATGACCTACTACTTATATTTTAGTGTGGCAATATACATGTTTTCATATACTCCATGATTACctgatggcatgctatgccgtgtttttctctatattttcaaGTAAGGGATAAGTTGCATACGCCAATTATATTAGTGTTTTGATCTAACACACTAATCCCTACAAGTGTCCAGTCAGCCTACGTCTTACCTAAACCAATTATCATATTGATCGCTAGGCCTCATTGCTAATAAGCTCGACTTTACATTTGACATTTACTTATAATGGTGAAAAACGataaattttacatatttgcaaagaataaacattctaaaattttgCTCTAACTAAACGAATAAACGCACATTAATTAATGACATACTTATAAGGAAGAAGTCGACAAACTTTTTTTTGCAATTTACACTTGCTACATATATCAATCATCATATTGGCCTCTAAGCCAAATTATTTAAAAGGTCCGACTCCAAATTCGATGTTGACTTATAATGGTGAAAAACGACAAATTTCactttttggaaaattaaacaTGTTATTTGAGAACAAACATTCTAAAATTCTACTCTAACTAAACAAATAAACACACTAATGACGTTCTTATAAGGGAGAAGTCAACAAAAAGTTACTCATTTTAGAAATTAAACGCGCTACATACATCACTCATCATATTGGTCGCTGGTCTCATTGCTGAAAAAATGTCCAACTCCAAAATAGACGTTGACTTATAATGTAGAAACgacaaattttactttttagagTAAACAAATTATCAAAGAacaaacattctaaaattttactCTAACTAAACGATAAACACATAGTAATGACGTACTTATAAGGGACAAGTcgacaaaatttacttttttgaaaattaaatacgCTACATATATCAATCATCATATTGGTTTCTAGGCCTAATTGCTGAGAAGGCCAGACCTTAAATTTGACGTTGACTTATAATGGTGAAAAATGACAAATTTTAcgttttgaaaaattaaacacTTTGTCAAAAAACAAACATTCCAACATTTTGCTAACTAAATGCACATTAATGATGTACTTGTTAGGGAGAAGTCGACAAAGTCGCAAATGAATCATCATATTAGTCGCTAGACCTCAATGCTGAAAAGGCCCGACTCCAAATTTGACGTTGATTTATAATGGTGAAAAAcgataattttactttttgggGAATTAAACACGTTATCAAGAACaaacattctaaaattatgCTTTAACTAAAGAATAAACGCACATTAATGGTGTAGTAATAATGGAGAAGTCGACAAAATTTACtctttttggaaaattaaacgcgctacatatcatcatatttgTCGTTAGGCC comes from Solanum pennellii chromosome 1, SPENNV200 and encodes:
- the LOC107030080 gene encoding uncharacterized protein LOC107030080 isoform X1, which gives rise to MVIRDDHEGLYGLDHQRLYGVDHQSSESHQSSESMNDDVNGRLKFRRMSSESDEDGLSKMFRTSPESNSQDTELIGLTLSKTPSFVNLLESELSQVKMRKNSNGSTRRVGRPSNSFRNKTNMEDFAIVSEKLKASNFPAIKLTVGGWERVSKHEGDLIAKCYYAKRKLVWELLDGPLKSKIEIQWSDIIAIRAIMPQGEQPGVLEIELNEPPTFHRESNPQPRKHTLWHQTSDFTGGQAPIHRRHCVRFAPGVLDKHYEKLLRCDARLNELSKKPFPSQLCPFFEQPDYNDQVSDFSIGNDYGSQIFLNMHYPLHLLPSSSSSALLPNVREPLRQFSSSYPVAGESMNGLWGGQASNNMVNVAMGNQTIGMLPGGSTPEQVDWYTTAQDDQAMYLENESIGNGQVNHTVVNNIKNYLLEENQVTSYNEPAFPYSLAEQHENRSPVAATGVVHGLNPSYGQMPNNNYAAPNYEMAYMQPNTNWMFPQQTNDQFSANYATARGGYPTQDGNQEAQSGRKTIN
- the LOC107030080 gene encoding uncharacterized protein LOC107030080 isoform X2; this encodes MVIRDDHEGLYGLDHQRLYGVDHQSSESHQSSESMNDDVNGRLKFRRMSSESDEDGLSKMFRTSPESNSQVKMRKNSNGSTRRVGRPSNSFRNKTNMEDFAIVSEKLKASNFPAIKLTVGGWERVSKHEGDLIAKCYYAKRKLVWELLDGPLKSKIEIQWSDIIAIRAIMPQGEQPGVLEIELNEPPTFHRESNPQPRKHTLWHQTSDFTGGQAPIHRRHCVRFAPGVLDKHYEKLLRCDARLNELSKKPFPSQLCPFFEQPDYNDQVSDFSIGNDYGSQIFLNMHYPLHLLPSSSSSALLPNVREPLRQFSSSYPVAGESMNGLWGGQASNNMVNVAMGNQTIGMLPGGSTPEQVDWYTTAQDDQAMYLENESIGNGQVNHTVVNNIKNYLLEENQVTSYNEPAFPYSLAEQHENRSPVAATGVVHGLNPSYGQMPNNNYAAPNYEMAYMQPNTNWMFPQQTNDQFSANYATARGGYPTQDGNQEAQSGRKTIN